From Chryseobacterium joostei, the proteins below share one genomic window:
- a CDS encoding superoxide dismutase family protein — translation MKVQTLALLAGCALFAVSCGTTKTYSVNAKSGTQTGGTAKFTQQGNDVIMKLDITNLTPGIHAVHIHEKGDCSAADGTSTGGHWNPSKNDHGKWGAEHFHMGDIGNLVADQSGTATLTFKTDKWCLGCTDDSKNIIGKGLIVHAAADDFHTQPTGNAGGRVGCVEIK, via the coding sequence ATGAAAGTACAAACATTAGCATTATTGGCGGGATGTGCACTTTTTGCCGTTTCTTGCGGAACTACAAAAACGTACAGCGTAAATGCCAAAAGCGGAACACAGACAGGCGGAACAGCAAAGTTTACCCAACAAGGAAATGATGTCATCATGAAGCTGGACATAACGAACCTTACCCCTGGAATACATGCTGTACACATTCATGAAAAAGGAGATTGTTCTGCTGCAGACGGAACCTCTACAGGCGGACACTGGAACCCATCCAAGAACGATCACGGAAAATGGGGCGCTGAACATTTCCATATGGGAGATATAGGAAATTTGGTTGCTGACCAAAGCGGAACTGCAACACTTACATTCAAGACGGATAAATGGTGTCTTGGTTGTACAGATGACTCTAAGAATATTATTGGAAAAGGGCTAATTGTACATGCGGCTGCCGATGATTTCCATACTCAGCCTACGGGAAATGCCGGAGGAAGAGTGGGATGTGTAGAAATTAAGTAA
- a CDS encoding carboxy terminal-processing peptidase, which yields MWKNFKLNKFLLLIPLTSLMFCFNSPKNDDEKMQTIMVSVKNTLSYLHYSPKTINDAYSKDVYKHYFELVDPAKRYFLQSDMDEFGKHETKLDDYINQGDLTFYKLTIDRLYQRVDEIDKITQDIFSKPLNLQEDETLILEPKLKKVPANKQEQYNEWKKFIKYNILQEIESMNSKEEAQKEKKDSVQKYKLQDTIKFKPLTQDEKIKKATDEVKDLVKDTFTRFKKRKKMDWFTVYMNAYTEVFDPHTNYYSPKDKEDFDTQFTGKVIGIGALIQEKKGNLYLGALTIGAPAWKSKQLSEGDKILKVKSKPKDDAVNVVGMLSDEAVRLIRGEKGTPVTLTVQKKDGTIKDVTMIREEVAIEDTFARSIVVNAPNGKKYGFINLPSFNADFENSKGRNASDDIKNEIVKLKAQNIEGIVLDLRNNGGGSLTEVGDIMGLFMDAGPYVQVKDGNGKIQTLKNKNETPIWTGPLVIMQNELSASASEILAGVMQDYGRAMIIGSPQSFGKGTVQTFVDLNRFLNTEDDFGSLKLTIQKFYRITGESTQRKGIVSDIQMKDFFTYAEVGERYDDYALAWDKIPATKFEKLNFFNIQALEKASAGRMAKNNNYQLLLESAQWREKLDKEESITLNINKFNEVMKHRKSQIEKFKVLTKFENGLQFIMYPSEVEREKKDEAFKKKSEMWIKNLKKDLYLQEAMNIVSDMGTKS from the coding sequence ATGTGGAAAAATTTCAAACTGAATAAATTTTTACTACTGATTCCATTAACCAGTCTAATGTTTTGCTTCAACTCGCCAAAGAACGATGATGAAAAGATGCAGACAATAATGGTGAGCGTAAAAAATACCCTTTCTTACCTGCACTATAGTCCAAAAACTATTAATGATGCCTATTCAAAGGATGTTTATAAGCACTATTTTGAATTAGTAGATCCTGCAAAAAGATATTTCCTTCAATCTGATATGGATGAATTTGGCAAGCATGAAACCAAGCTTGATGATTATATCAACCAGGGAGATCTTACATTCTATAAGCTTACCATAGATAGACTTTACCAGAGAGTAGACGAAATTGATAAGATTACACAGGATATTTTCAGTAAGCCGCTTAATCTTCAGGAAGACGAAACACTTATTCTAGAGCCAAAACTTAAAAAGGTACCTGCCAACAAGCAGGAACAGTACAATGAGTGGAAAAAGTTCATCAAATACAATATCCTTCAGGAAATTGAATCTATGAACAGTAAGGAAGAAGCTCAAAAAGAAAAGAAAGATTCAGTTCAGAAGTACAAATTACAGGATACGATCAAGTTTAAGCCTCTTACTCAGGATGAAAAGATCAAAAAAGCTACAGATGAAGTAAAAGATCTTGTAAAGGATACGTTTACAAGATTCAAAAAGAGAAAGAAAATGGATTGGTTTACAGTGTATATGAATGCATATACTGAAGTATTTGATCCACACACCAACTATTATTCTCCAAAAGATAAAGAAGATTTTGATACCCAGTTTACCGGAAAAGTAATAGGTATTGGAGCTTTAATCCAGGAGAAAAAAGGAAATCTTTATCTGGGTGCACTTACAATTGGTGCTCCGGCATGGAAATCCAAGCAGCTTTCCGAGGGTGATAAGATTCTAAAAGTAAAATCTAAGCCGAAAGATGATGCTGTAAATGTAGTAGGAATGCTTTCTGATGAAGCAGTAAGATTAATCCGAGGAGAAAAAGGAACACCAGTTACCTTAACGGTTCAGAAAAAAGACGGTACCATAAAAGATGTAACCATGATCCGTGAGGAAGTTGCCATTGAAGATACTTTTGCAAGAAGTATTGTAGTGAATGCTCCTAATGGAAAAAAATATGGGTTTATTAATCTTCCAAGCTTTAATGCAGATTTTGAGAACTCTAAAGGAAGAAATGCTTCGGATGATATTAAAAATGAAATCGTTAAGCTTAAAGCTCAGAATATTGAAGGAATTGTCCTGGACCTTAGAAATAATGGTGGAGGTTCCCTAACAGAAGTAGGAGATATTATGGGACTTTTCATGGATGCCGGACCCTATGTACAGGTAAAGGATGGAAATGGAAAAATACAGACGCTAAAGAATAAAAACGAAACTCCAATCTGGACAGGTCCTTTAGTGATTATGCAAAACGAATTATCTGCTTCAGCTTCTGAGATCTTGGCAGGAGTAATGCAGGATTATGGAAGAGCAATGATCATAGGATCTCCACAATCTTTTGGGAAAGGTACAGTACAGACTTTTGTTGACCTGAACAGATTCCTGAATACTGAGGACGATTTTGGATCTTTAAAACTAACCATTCAGAAATTCTATAGAATTACAGGAGAATCTACGCAGAGAAAAGGAATTGTTTCAGATATCCAGATGAAAGACTTTTTTACCTATGCAGAAGTAGGAGAGAGATATGATGATTATGCCCTGGCTTGGGATAAAATTCCGGCGACCAAATTTGAGAAACTGAACTTCTTTAATATTCAGGCTCTTGAAAAGGCAAGCGCAGGCAGAATGGCTAAAAACAATAATTATCAGTTACTGCTAGAATCAGCTCAATGGAGAGAAAAATTAGATAAAGAAGAAAGCATCACCTTGAATATCAATAAATTCAATGAAGTGATGAAACATAGAAAATCTCAGATTGAAAAATTTAAGGTACTGACTAAGTTTGAAAACGGACTTCAGTTTATCATGTATCCAAGTGAGGTTGAAAGAGAGAAAAAAGATGAAGCGTTCAAGAAAAAATCTGAAATGTGGATCAAGAACCTTAAAAAGGATCTTTACCTGCAGGAAGCAATGAATATTGTTTCAGATATGGGAACAAAATCATAA
- a CDS encoding prolipoprotein diacylglyceryl transferase, translating into MDFPVTFHIFGKEVLLHPITESLGIFVGMRYYTFLKRKDEEKFSSVNSLLILIAATFGALIGSHVIGSLERPDDLMKAPDIWMYIWLNNTIVGGLAGGLIGVEVMKKIIGKKESTGDRMVYPLILAMFIGRIGCFFTGVYEETYGLPTNSIFGMDLGDHMKRHPVALYEMIFLAILFLALKYFQKNYTYKSGVLFQGFMLFYFSFRFFLDFIKPKYNVVFNLSTIQIVCFLMIIYYIYLLKKNKHEIIRSR; encoded by the coding sequence ATGGATTTTCCTGTTACTTTTCACATTTTCGGCAAAGAGGTTTTACTGCATCCGATAACAGAATCTTTAGGGATTTTTGTCGGAATGCGTTATTATACTTTTTTAAAAAGAAAAGATGAAGAAAAATTCAGCAGTGTAAATTCTTTACTGATTCTTATTGCCGCCACTTTTGGTGCATTAATCGGTTCTCATGTAATTGGTTCCTTGGAAAGACCGGACGACCTAATGAAAGCTCCTGATATATGGATGTATATTTGGTTAAACAATACCATTGTCGGCGGATTAGCCGGAGGTCTTATAGGTGTTGAAGTCATGAAAAAGATTATTGGCAAAAAAGAAAGTACAGGCGACAGAATGGTATATCCTTTAATTTTGGCAATGTTTATCGGCAGAATCGGGTGTTTTTTTACAGGAGTATATGAAGAAACTTATGGATTACCTACCAATTCAATTTTCGGGATGGATTTGGGAGATCATATGAAAAGACATCCCGTTGCTTTATATGAAATGATATTTTTAGCAATCTTATTTTTAGCTTTAAAATACTTTCAGAAGAATTATACTTACAAATCCGGGGTGCTTTTCCAGGGTTTTATGCTTTTTTATTTTTCTTTCAGATTCTTTCTGGATTTTATCAAACCAAAATATAATGTCGTATTTAATTTGAGTACCATACAAATCGTGTGCTTTTTAATGATCATTTACTATATTTATCTATTGAAAAAAAACAAACATGAAATTATTAGAAGTAGGTAA
- a CDS encoding TonB-dependent receptor has protein sequence MKAQAHKIFFLIALLSFAIGYSQIKVSGKVTFKNKGIHEVNVTLKDTYDGATTDAQGNFSFETSEKGSHVLTFTHPKYEEINKTIIIDNQDISLGNIEIKEQVSEIDAIVVSAGSIEASDKKRASALLTPTDIYTIAGADAQVSSALNYLPGVQKVGGTEGVFIRGGTGTEAKIFMDGILINNYFSNSVAGIAGRDQFNTSIFKGNVFSSGGYSALYGQALSGALLLESVDLPDQTSYDVSVSPIFLGGGFQKLTNDNRHSYGVSLNYSDLNLMQKVFNYNTNFVDSPKGLNGNFNFRIKTKSGGFIKYYGMYTGNNMGVKSESLEPGSDFSLVRLKGKSTYHNLTFRQKFGKYLLNVGTSYAFNRSDLNFSTETNNVESERTRLLTDGNYINLKAVLERKINRISAIRGGFELNNADEKLNFEDVRKHYRDLISSAFVETDLGFSNALSAKIGVRAENSSYLGKNNFAPRFALAYRLAKNWTSSLAYGIFYQNPESKYINGPANLGFQKSEHYVLQVQRSSEGRSLRLEAFYKKYDQLIKTYNIIPGKDQQQQVQTALNNDGYGYAKGVEVFWRDNNKTFKNIDYWITYSYLDTKRDFLNYPVSMKPNFAAEHTLSVVVKRFIPEWKVGANLSYLYTKGRPYYDIASRWEDGKAVNYTRNEGQLKDYNSLNLSFNYLPNIGKKDAKVFPIFVLSVSNILGSKNVYGYNFSTDGSRSSAVLPPVNTFVFVGAFFIFGVDKTEDVINSNL, from the coding sequence ATGAAAGCACAAGCTCATAAAATATTCTTTCTTATTGCCCTCCTCTCTTTTGCAATAGGATATTCTCAGATAAAGGTGTCGGGGAAAGTGACATTTAAAAATAAAGGAATACATGAGGTAAATGTCACATTAAAAGATACCTATGACGGAGCAACAACGGATGCACAAGGAAATTTTTCCTTTGAAACCTCAGAGAAAGGAAGTCATGTTTTAACTTTTACCCACCCGAAATATGAAGAGATTAACAAAACTATTATTATTGATAATCAGGATATTTCATTAGGGAATATTGAAATTAAAGAACAGGTAAGTGAGATTGATGCTATAGTGGTTTCTGCAGGTTCCATTGAAGCGAGTGATAAGAAAAGAGCAAGCGCTTTACTCACACCCACGGATATTTATACCATCGCAGGAGCCGATGCTCAGGTTTCCTCCGCATTAAACTATCTTCCCGGGGTCCAGAAAGTAGGAGGAACGGAGGGGGTTTTTATCAGAGGAGGTACTGGAACAGAAGCGAAAATATTCATGGATGGAATTTTAATCAACAATTATTTCTCCAATTCAGTAGCAGGAATAGCAGGAAGAGATCAGTTTAATACCTCTATTTTTAAAGGGAATGTATTTTCAAGTGGTGGTTATTCTGCTTTATACGGGCAGGCTCTTTCCGGAGCATTATTGTTGGAAAGTGTTGATTTACCGGACCAGACTTCCTATGATGTTTCAGTTTCACCAATTTTTCTTGGTGGCGGATTTCAAAAATTAACCAATGACAATAGGCATTCTTATGGTGTTTCTTTGAATTATTCAGATTTAAACCTAATGCAGAAAGTATTCAATTATAATACAAACTTCGTAGACTCTCCCAAAGGACTGAATGGCAACTTTAATTTTAGAATTAAAACAAAATCAGGCGGATTCATAAAATACTACGGAATGTATACCGGTAATAATATGGGGGTGAAATCAGAAAGTCTGGAACCCGGAAGTGATTTTTCTCTCGTAAGATTGAAAGGAAAAAGTACCTACCATAATTTGACCTTTAGACAGAAATTCGGAAAATACCTGCTGAATGTGGGAACTTCATATGCATTTAACAGATCAGACCTTAATTTTTCTACAGAAACCAACAATGTAGAATCAGAAAGAACCAGATTGCTTACAGATGGAAACTATATCAACCTTAAGGCTGTTCTTGAAAGAAAAATCAATAGAATCAGCGCTATCAGAGGAGGTTTTGAGTTGAATAATGCCGATGAAAAATTGAACTTTGAAGATGTTCGTAAGCATTATAGAGATCTAATTTCCTCAGCATTTGTAGAAACAGATCTTGGATTCAGCAATGCATTATCAGCAAAAATAGGCGTGAGGGCAGAGAATTCATCTTATTTGGGAAAGAATAATTTTGCACCCCGATTTGCTCTGGCATACCGTTTAGCAAAGAACTGGACATCATCATTAGCTTATGGAATTTTCTACCAAAACCCAGAAAGCAAATACATTAATGGGCCTGCTAATTTAGGATTTCAGAAATCGGAACACTATGTTCTTCAGGTGCAAAGAAGTTCTGAGGGAAGATCACTACGTCTGGAGGCTTTCTACAAAAAATATGATCAGTTGATCAAAACCTATAACATCATTCCGGGGAAAGATCAGCAACAGCAGGTACAAACAGCCTTAAACAATGATGGTTACGGCTACGCAAAAGGAGTAGAAGTATTCTGGAGAGATAACAATAAAACCTTTAAAAATATTGATTATTGGATTACTTACTCTTATCTGGATACCAAAAGGGATTTTCTTAATTATCCGGTAAGTATGAAGCCTAACTTTGCTGCAGAGCATACATTATCGGTAGTGGTTAAAAGATTTATTCCGGAATGGAAAGTGGGAGCCAACCTATCTTATTTGTACACAAAAGGACGACCTTACTACGACATTGCATCAAGATGGGAAGACGGAAAAGCAGTTAATTATACTAGAAATGAGGGGCAATTAAAAGATTATAACAGTCTTAATCTCAGCTTTAATTACCTGCCCAATATCGGAAAGAAAGATGCAAAGGTGTTTCCCATATTTGTTTTGAGTGTTTCCAATATTTTAGGGTCAAAAAATGTGTATGGATATAATTTTTCAACAGATGGGTCCAGAAGTTCAGCTGTTTTACCCCCGGTAAATACCTTTGTATTTGTTGGTGCATTTTTCATCTTTGGAGTAGATAAAACAGAGGATGTAATCAACAGTAATTTATAA
- a CDS encoding GMP reductase → MRIEYDIKLGFKDVMFRPKRSTLKSRSEVNLEREFIFKHTKKKWSGVPIIAANMDTVGTFEMAVELAKDKIITAVHKHYTPEEWDQFLQSQPESIHQYIALSTGTGKADEEKIRLILEKHPKIEFLCIDVANGYSEHFVQFVKTARANFPDKIIIAGNVVTGEMVEELLLVGADIIKVGIGPGSVCTTRVKTGVGYPQLSAIIECADAAHGLGGHIIADGGCKVPGDVAKAFGGGADFVMLGGMFAGHDESGGEMIEENGKKYRSFYGMSSKTAMDKHSGGVAEYRASEGKTVKVAYKGPVAETVKDILGGVRSTCTYVGASKLKELSKRTTFIRVQEQENQVFN, encoded by the coding sequence ATGCGTATAGAATATGATATAAAACTAGGGTTTAAGGATGTAATGTTCCGCCCTAAACGTTCCACATTAAAATCCCGTTCAGAAGTAAATCTGGAAAGGGAATTTATTTTCAAGCACACTAAAAAGAAATGGAGCGGCGTCCCTATTATTGCGGCTAATATGGATACCGTAGGAACCTTTGAAATGGCCGTAGAGCTGGCTAAGGATAAAATTATCACAGCTGTACACAAACATTATACTCCCGAAGAATGGGACCAGTTTCTGCAAAGCCAGCCCGAAAGCATTCATCAATATATTGCTTTAAGTACCGGAACAGGAAAAGCGGATGAAGAGAAGATTCGCTTAATCCTTGAAAAGCATCCAAAAATAGAGTTTCTCTGTATAGATGTTGCCAATGGATATTCAGAGCATTTTGTTCAATTTGTGAAGACCGCAAGGGCTAATTTTCCGGATAAGATTATCATTGCCGGAAATGTGGTGACCGGAGAAATGGTGGAAGAACTTCTTTTGGTGGGAGCAGATATCATCAAAGTTGGGATTGGTCCCGGGTCAGTGTGTACAACCCGTGTAAAAACAGGGGTAGGCTATCCTCAACTTTCAGCTATTATTGAGTGTGCTGATGCAGCCCACGGATTGGGAGGTCATATCATTGCAGATGGAGGCTGTAAGGTTCCGGGAGATGTTGCCAAGGCCTTTGGTGGTGGTGCAGATTTCGTTATGCTGGGTGGAATGTTCGCCGGTCATGATGAAAGTGGTGGCGAAATGATTGAAGAAAATGGTAAAAAATACCGCTCATTCTACGGGATGAGTTCTAAAACGGCTATGGATAAACATTCCGGAGGGGTAGCCGAATACCGTGCTTCTGAAGGAAAAACGGTTAAGGTGGCTTATAAAGGGCCTGTTGCAGAAACAGTAAAGGATATTTTAGGAGGAGTGCGATCTACCTGTACCTATGTAGGGGCGTCCAAACTTAAAGAACTTTCCAAAAGAACTACTTTTATAAGGGTTCAGGAACAGGAAAATCAGGTTTTTAATTAA
- a CDS encoding AraC family transcriptional regulator gives MKEYKKRIVKTIQYIDENLDADLSLEKIAEISAYSPFHFHRIFKLVTGETLQSYITRKKIEKSAFFLAVNKKVEIKEIYLDFGFSNHSVFSKTFKKYYGLPPSEFRRTAPEVFHKILQTQSKNGQIDTVFSQYICTIENLLNWTAMNLKIEVKEMPKMNLAAVMSLGITQVESSYNVLIDWAKSKNLFPRENVKMISVYHDSFKVTPPDKVRIHACILLDEKPEEELKGEVFSETIEAGRFIVGTGEVTLHDFEQCWVSLFLWMNEHHHSMRRTFPFEIYHSNFKEHPEGKMIVDFCIPIH, from the coding sequence GTGAAAGAATATAAAAAAAGAATTGTAAAAACAATTCAATACATTGATGAAAATCTTGATGCAGATCTCTCTCTGGAAAAAATTGCAGAGATCAGTGCCTATTCACCATTTCATTTTCACAGAATATTTAAGCTTGTTACAGGAGAAACACTTCAAAGTTATATTACGAGGAAAAAAATAGAAAAGAGTGCCTTTTTTCTTGCCGTAAATAAGAAGGTAGAGATTAAGGAAATCTACCTTGACTTTGGATTCTCAAACCATTCTGTTTTCAGCAAAACATTTAAAAAATATTATGGGCTGCCTCCATCAGAATTTCGTAGAACAGCTCCCGAAGTATTTCACAAGATTTTACAAACACAGAGCAAGAATGGACAAATTGATACCGTTTTCAGCCAATACATTTGCACTATTGAAAACCTATTAAATTGGACAGCAATGAATTTAAAAATCGAAGTAAAAGAAATGCCGAAAATGAATCTGGCAGCCGTAATGAGCCTTGGGATTACCCAGGTGGAATCTTCTTACAATGTATTGATAGATTGGGCGAAAAGTAAGAATCTATTTCCCCGCGAAAATGTTAAAATGATCTCAGTGTATCATGACAGCTTCAAGGTAACCCCTCCGGATAAGGTAAGAATTCATGCCTGTATCCTTTTGGACGAAAAGCCGGAAGAAGAACTAAAGGGTGAAGTTTTTTCAGAAACCATAGAAGCCGGAAGATTTATTGTAGGTACCGGAGAAGTAACCCTCCATGACTTTGAACAGTGCTGGGTATCATTGTTTTTGTGGATGAATGAGCATCATCATTCCATGAGAAGAACATTCCCGTTTGAAATCTATCATTCCAACTTTAAAGAACATCCTGAAGGAAAAATGATCGTAGATTTTTGTATTCCGATTCATTAA
- a CDS encoding radical SAM protein produces MPIRNYTYYDYTISLCPECLKRVGAKIIIEDEAVFMTKRCPDHGFFKTKIASDVHYYKNIRNYNKASEMPHHFGTDVEYGCPYDCGLCVDHEQHSCLSIVEVTDRCNLTCPTCYAMSSPHYGSHRSLEEIEAMFDIIVKNEGEPDVVQISGGEPTIHPEFFKIMDIAKSKPIKHLMLNTNGVRIANDPGFAEKLATYAPEFEIYLQFDSFKPEVLQDFRGKDLTDVRMKALEKLNALNLSTTLVIVLQKDKNIDEIGKIIDFALKQKCVRGITFQPVEIAGRNREDSAHEKITLTEVRQEILNQFPLLNSDDIIPVPCNPDALAMGYILKLEGETIPLTRYINPADLLNNETRNTIVYEQDTGLQMQLLDIFSTGISVDKVKPKVNQLLCCLPEISAPDLDYDNLFRIIIMNFMDAHDFDVRAVKKSCVHIVNKDLKLIPFETMNLFYRDDKKSYLEELRKEDRVLF; encoded by the coding sequence ATGCCCATAAGAAATTATACCTATTACGATTACACGATCAGTCTTTGCCCGGAATGCCTGAAAAGAGTAGGAGCGAAAATCATTATTGAAGATGAAGCAGTTTTTATGACCAAAAGATGCCCTGATCATGGATTCTTTAAAACCAAGATTGCTTCCGATGTTCATTACTATAAAAATATCAGAAACTATAACAAAGCTTCGGAAATGCCTCATCATTTCGGGACTGATGTAGAATACGGATGTCCTTATGACTGTGGACTTTGTGTAGATCACGAACAGCATAGCTGTCTGTCAATTGTTGAGGTTACAGACCGCTGCAATCTCACTTGTCCGACATGTTATGCGATGTCTTCACCTCATTACGGAAGTCATAGAAGCTTGGAGGAAATTGAAGCGATGTTTGATATTATTGTGAAAAATGAAGGTGAGCCGGATGTTGTACAGATCAGTGGCGGAGAACCGACCATTCATCCGGAATTTTTCAAGATTATGGATATTGCAAAGTCAAAACCGATCAAACACCTTATGCTCAATACAAATGGGGTAAGAATTGCCAATGATCCCGGTTTTGCAGAAAAATTGGCAACCTATGCACCGGAATTTGAAATTTATCTTCAGTTTGATTCCTTTAAACCTGAAGTTTTACAGGATTTTAGGGGAAAAGATTTAACAGATGTGCGTATGAAAGCATTGGAGAAATTGAATGCATTAAATCTTTCTACAACATTGGTTATTGTTCTTCAAAAAGATAAAAATATTGACGAGATAGGAAAGATTATTGATTTTGCCTTAAAACAGAAATGTGTTAGAGGAATCACTTTTCAGCCTGTTGAAATTGCAGGACGAAACCGTGAAGATTCTGCTCACGAAAAAATTACATTGACAGAAGTAAGACAGGAAATTTTAAACCAGTTTCCGTTGCTGAATTCTGATGATATTATTCCTGTTCCGTGTAATCCGGATGCTTTGGCAATGGGATATATTCTGAAACTGGAAGGCGAAACAATTCCTTTAACAAGATATATTAATCCTGCTGATTTACTGAACAATGAAACTCGGAATACTATTGTTTACGAACAGGATACAGGATTGCAGATGCAGCTTCTTGATATTTTCAGCACAGGAATTTCCGTAGATAAAGTAAAACCTAAAGTAAACCAGTTACTTTGCTGTCTGCCTGAAATTTCTGCTCCGGATCTTGATTATGATAATCTTTTCAGAATTATTATTATGAATTTTATGGATGCTCATGATTTTGATGTTCGGGCTGTGAAAAAGTCGTGTGTTCACATTGTCAATAAAGACCTGAAACTAATTCCATTTGAAACCATGAACCTTTTCTACCGTGATGATAAGAAAAGCTATTTGGAAGAATTAAGAAAAGAAGATAGAGTATTGTTTTAA
- the surE gene encoding 5'/3'-nucleotidase SurE has product MERPLILVTNDDGITAPGIRNLVNFMNEIGEVIVVAPNSPQSGKGHAITINSTLSYEEVTLEGPQVDFSCSGTPVDCVKMALDKILTRRPDIVVSGINHGANSSINVIYSGTMSAAVEAGVEGIPAIGFSLLDFSWEADFTQAKEFIQNIVRRTLENPMPKGIVLNVNIPKLPKEEIKGVKVCKQANAKWEESFDERVNPHGKKYYWLTGYFNNMDDSEDADETALANGYISIVPVKFDLTAYEYMKKLEEVMVFDTVKDAK; this is encoded by the coding sequence ATGGAAAGACCACTTATTCTGGTTACTAATGATGATGGGATTACAGCACCAGGTATCAGAAACCTTGTCAATTTTATGAATGAAATCGGAGAAGTAATTGTTGTAGCTCCAAACTCTCCCCAAAGTGGAAAAGGCCACGCTATCACTATTAATTCTACTCTAAGTTACGAAGAAGTAACTCTAGAGGGTCCACAGGTTGATTTTTCCTGTAGTGGAACTCCTGTAGACTGTGTAAAAATGGCTCTTGATAAAATTTTAACAAGAAGACCGGATATCGTAGTTTCCGGAATTAATCACGGAGCAAACTCGTCTATCAATGTAATCTATTCAGGAACAATGTCTGCTGCTGTAGAAGCTGGTGTAGAGGGAATTCCTGCCATTGGATTTTCATTGTTGGATTTCAGCTGGGAAGCAGATTTTACTCAGGCTAAAGAATTTATTCAGAATATAGTAAGAAGAACATTAGAAAACCCAATGCCAAAGGGAATTGTTCTGAATGTAAATATTCCGAAACTTCCTAAAGAGGAAATAAAAGGAGTAAAAGTTTGTAAGCAGGCTAATGCTAAATGGGAAGAAAGCTTTGATGAAAGAGTAAACCCACACGGAAAAAAATATTACTGGTTAACCGGTTATTTCAATAATATGGATGATTCTGAGGATGCTGATGAAACAGCTTTGGCCAACGGATATATCTCGATTGTACCTGTTAAGTTTGACCTTACAGCATATGAATATATGAAGAAGTTGGAGGAAGTGATGGTTTTTGATACCGTAAAGGATGCTAAATAG